The following are from one region of the Nicotiana tomentosiformis chromosome 7, ASM39032v3, whole genome shotgun sequence genome:
- the LOC104087092 gene encoding PLASMODESMATA CALLOSE-BINDING PROTEIN 3-like, producing the protein MKEVRNIRTMSTRILRSFYIFIQLGCLFICSGSNATHIGLVEQNSKTISSSQKDITTPITTVPTGTPITITTTPVLNPTISDPDSTTSGPTNPVMTAGSSSSGSSWCVASQAASQTALQVALDYACGYGGSDCSAIQPGGSCYNPNTLRGHASFAFNSYYQKNPIPNSCNFAGAAVTTNTDPSSGSCQYPSTSTSASILNTTNSSGSTVFGAGPITPSTSAAVPPNKFLHYYCYILTCLMIYIANIKPILFLGKCRGD; encoded by the exons ATGAAGGAAGTTAGAAATATTAGGACAATGAGTACGAGGATTCTCCGGAGTTTTTACATATTCATTCAACTCGGTTGTCTTTTTATTTGTTCAG GTTCAAATGCTACACACATAGGATTAGTAGAACAGAATTCTAAGACCATTTCCAGCAGCCAAAAGGACATAACAACTCCAATAACAACAGTACCAACTGGAACTCCTATCACCATTACAACAACACCAGTACTGAATCCAACAATCTCAGATCCTGATTCAACAACTAGCGGTCCAACCAATCCGGTAATGACAGCAGGATCTTCATCATCGGGCTCGAGCTGGTGTGTTGCTAGCCAAGCTGCCTCACAAACAGCATTGCAAGTTGCATTAGACTATGCTTGTGGCTATGGTGGTTCTGATTGTTCTGCCATTCAGCCTGGTGGCAGCTGCTACAACCCCAACACGCTCCGCGGTCACGCTTCCTTTGCATTCAATAGTTACTATCAGAAAAATCCAATTCCTAATAGCTGCAATTTTGCTGGTGCTGCTGTTACTACAAACACCGATCCCA GTAGTGGTTCATGTCAATATCCATCAACAAG CACAAGTGCATCCATTTTGAATACAACAAATTCAAGTGGTTCGACAGTATTTGGTGCTGGGCCTATTACACCATCTACTTCAGCAGCTGTCCCTCCAAATAAGTTCCTGCATTATTACTGCTACATCTTAACATGTCTTATGATATATAttgctaatataaagccaatttTATTTCTTGGCAAATGTAGAGGAGACTAG
- the LOC138895435 gene encoding uncharacterized protein, whose protein sequence is MQATTSSGGSSNPSSSSNTTVAPPQARGSHNQTRHGAGRGADRVNQGGGKPCLFAILDRQSVEASANVITDDILVYSIGKEEHVEHLKIALQTLKENELYAIFSKCELWLQSVELSGHILKNHEKNYPTHDVELVAVVFALKIWRHYLYDEHSEVFTDHKGLHYIFKKKELNLRQRRWLELLKDYDLNILYHPGKANVVAYALSRKSMGVLAQLVVQRRTLGREIQKLTNDGIRLDETEEGGITACALAQSSLVANVKSKQDKDPYLVKLKEGVRNKEITTFTL, encoded by the exons ATGCAAGCAACAACATCCAG TGGGGGATCATCTAATCCTTCTAGTTCCTCAAATACTACAGTTGCACCACCCCAGGCTCGTGGTTCTCATAATCAGACTAGGCATGGGGCAGGCAGAGGTGCAGATCGAGTTAATCAGGGAGGGGGAAAACCCTGTTTGTTTGCTATACTTGATCGTCAAAGTGTAGAGGCATCTGCAAACGTTATTACAG ACGATATTTTGGTATACTCTATAGGCAAGGAAGAGCATGTAGAACACCTCAAGATAGCCTTACAGACCTTGAAGGAGAATGAGCTTTATGCcatattttcaaaatgtgagttatGGTTGCAGTCAGTGGAATTATCAGGCCACATT ttaaagaatcatgagaagaactatcccacACACGACGTAGAGCTTGTAGCAGTGGTGTTTGCATTaaagatatggcgacactaccTTTATGACGAGCATTCTGAAGTGTTTACAGATCATAAAGGCCTCCACTACATTTTCAAGAAGAAAGAGTTAAATTTGAGACAGAGAAGGTGGCTCGagctattgaaggattatgatttaaatatcctttatcacccgggcaaagctaatgtggtagcaTATGCACTTAGTAGGAAATCAATGGGTGTTTTGGCCCAACTTGTAGTACAAAGGCGAACTTTGGGTCGAGAAATTCAAAAATTGACAAATGATGGAATTAGATTGGATGAGACCGAAGAAGGAGGTATAACTGCTTGTGCCTTAGCGCAATCCTCTCTTGTTGCAAATGTTAAGTCAAAGCAAGACAAAGATCCCTACTTAGTGAAGTTAAAAGAAGGAGTCAGAAACAAAGAAATCACTACTTTCACTCTATGA